The Brassica napus cultivar Da-Ae unplaced genomic scaffold, Da-Ae ScsIHWf_702;HRSCAF=1020, whole genome shotgun sequence genome contains the following window.
AGATAAAGTAGCCATCATAGATGCTCGCACCACTCGTGTCCTCTGAAGCTCACCCAACAATGGTTTTAAAGAATCCAAAAACAAATACTATTTTACAGTTTGATGTATAATTAGTCTCAGTAGTTTTACATTTCATAAAGAGTTGTTCTTGTGACTAGACTTGAACACATTACAGAGAAAGACCCAAGCCCTTTCCCTTGTTTAGAATCttatttagttttagtttttttttttgtgtttaattaACAATGGAAGTGCTGATGAGGCCAACAATGCAAGCTCCTGAGTTCAATATCTCAGCCGTTTGTGTGAATCCCAGAATCGCTAGTTAACATGTGGGTTACACTTTGACACACTCGCACTAAAAAAAGAGGATTTTACTTTCACAGCACACGACAGTATTTTTATCTTCAGAAGTCAGCCTGCGGTTGTGGTCCTTGTGGATATATGCGTTGAACTCACACGTGATATTATGTGCATGTTGATAATTTATGgtgactttttatttatttatttatttatggggattatttcttcctttaaattgtatttaattATCCTCATATCGGCAATACTATGCCCAATAGCatgttaaattatataaaaatatttcacttTTATTGTCAAACATAATAGATAAATGGTACATGCCAGTTTACAGTTGATACAAAAAATGTAGTATGTTTTCTATAATTCTATTCATAAATGTGATAGATAATTAATTTGACGTAACAAACGTCACTCTTTTTGCAGGACGATTCTCGTCTTCGTGactatctctttctctcttcttatcGGATCGTAAAATCTGAAAAATGGCAGAAAGATTCTCAACGTAATAAACaatgttcatgttcatgttcatcacGCCTCCTCTCTGCAACACACTGGCTGGACTCTTCACTTCTCTTCTCCAGCCCTCTTCCACGTTTCGAGATTtcataacattaatacatttcgCAATTCTCACCTGCAGTTATCCACGTAAATAAATGATCAGAACGTATTCCATTTGTGGAAACtatattacaaatatatttCATTTGTGGAAACTATATTACAATTATACAAATTATTACAACACTTCAATTTTACCTTGTGTTCTTCTCCAAAGAGATTCATAATTTTTCCAAGATTCTCCTCTAGAGCTGATTTCTCTTCTAAAAAATCCAACACAACCGCAACCGCCACTACACTTGGTGCGTATGCTAGCATCTTCAAATCTGCATCCACATTTACGATTCAAAAACGATCaatcatttattatttcatgtACTTTCTTCTCCAACAagaaaacaacttcaaaataaaatgtGAAAATCTTATTACCGCATAAATCATCTAGCAAATGATCTGTGATACGATTCATCATTATGTCTCCTCCTCCCATCCCGGTTGTAGCAACAAGTATTTGCGAAAAAGAGAAACTCGTGACCGAGTTAACACGCCATTCTAGAGCTTTCAATACAATGAGTTCCATCTCAAGAACGGTCTTATGGTGAAACATATGATTTAGCCCTTCCATTTGAAAATCTTCAAGTGAAGGGGAAGAAACTTCGTTAAATTTTGATGCGATCGATAATGAGGTTACTGCAACTAACTCCACCATCCACTTACTCCATTCCTGAATTTATTTAGTAAGTTCCGTTCATTTTCGGATAAACAGATGTTAAACTGCAATGTTGAGTTATTTAACAAATCCATTTACTTACATTGCAGCTAGTCGCATAGACGAACCGATCAAAACAACTCGCGGCGGAAAAAATCGTTTCAAATGATAGATTCAAACGATTCCGAGTCtgacaaaacaacaacaaatccAGACAGATTACTCGTTAGAATAAACATGTTTACAATATACACTTCACAcaaacaaatcataaacattacgcttaagtaaaagaaaatatgaatagATAAGCCTATTCAAAAGCAGAATTTGACTTGCGGTGACCGATccaaaaggtttttttttgggtcaaaacatgaaaaacaaaaGATGTATATTATAAGAGTTATGACACCTGAATGAGCCATTGAACTGTTTGAAACCTAGCATCGGTTAAATTCTTAGAAACAAGAAACTCAATAAACTTGTCTCCGTGATTACTGAAACATGATTCTTTCTCCAAATCCATAGAAATGGCTTCCTCGACCGTTGCTGCATCCATGGCTGGAGACATTTCCACGTGATCGTCGTGAATATTCAAGCGGAAGTTTGGAAAAGGCTCCGGGGTCGAAGGACCCGACAGCCATGACTCGTCACACAGAAGATGATCCATTGGAACCGGTTCGTTAAACCGGTTTTAAGGTATTCGGTTTTTTTGTTCACTCTGAGAACAGTGTTATGAAATGAGAGAGAGGAAGCgacctatatatatatggagAGAGAGATGGTCGTGGAGAAGAACATGGGAAGTTAAGAAAGACAGTTCAGAGGATTAAGAAGATACGTCGGTTAGACCATAAGAAGATGCGTTGGTTTATTGGTGTTTGTGTTAGAGATTATTTAACAGGAGCTACGTTTTCTTATTAAACCGGATTAAACCGGATACAAGTCGTAATTAATTATCGCTCCTAGCTAAGAAAACACGAATGAAGTAAACACAAAATCCAATGAGTGAGAATTCTTGGGTTATTCAACtatgaatttttaaatactttataaGCATTCATATCTTCGAAGTTATTCAACTATGTATTTAGGCAATCTTTTAATCACTGCTGTTTTGCAAATAACTGATTTTAAGTAATGTTAATAATATTTGAAATCCATGTGAAtacttttttatgtttttgattaGAAGTGTGAGTTAACAATAAATAGTAGTATCATATTAGGGACTAAATATAATATGATAACATAGATCATATATTGCACTtacttaaaattaattttgagataaaaatattttctttcatgtttaaTTACAGTTATTTAACTCATTTATTGATTTTGCACTCACAAATCTATCTTATTTAAAACAATAGATGTTTTATTGGTTTCAGATTAGTATAGCAATTTCAAAAAATCTACAATAtctattcatttatttcttatttatttattttggactCATGAATCTATTTTTAAGACAATATATGTTGTATAGAtttcaaataaatatagaaaatctttTATAGTTTGTATCaaagatattatataaaactatatgaaaataaataagatcCTGTTTACCTTTAACTTTGTACCATAATTTTGCTCAAATATGAAAACTAATGGAGTTTGAAGAATCACTTAAAACCATTATTACAATCTATTAGAAAACCATCGTTCTATAGATAACTTGGATTTGGAGACTATATATCGTTTCCAAAATTTATCAATTAACTTTGCATGTTTGtttatctataaattttttGACTGTAAATTTTACATGTTTCACACTAGACAAGAGCTTAAATATATGCATACATTCTTTTTTCTTGATTAAAGCtggaaaaaatatcattttatttatttattgagtGGAGATAGTTGCAAAGGGTATAATAAGAAGAGGTCGTTCCACATGAAACGAGGTAAATGCTTTCTACCCAATTGGTTAACTGATTATCATCATAGATATTTCATGTTACCAAAAcgagtaaaaatataaatgtttcagagaagacaaatatatatatatatatgggtaCAGTGTTTCTTAATCTTAAATTCTTAACCAACCTCGTGAGTCCACGACCTCTGTGTAATTACCTCTTCCAGTGACAGCAAATACAttactattttaaatttgtttatatttattttttccgcACCAACTTCcccatttttgtttaaaaaaatattactttttgaTATCTTGTTCTTTCGTTATTGGTAATTGGAAATGTTTGTGGAGCTGGAGCAAcaagaaaaatatcattttttagtTGCTTATGACCCAAGAAACTTCTCATTTTGCCTTTTCTACGTAGCTTGTTCTACCGTTTGTCTCTGCTTAAATCCATACTGTCTTTTGTAGAAACCTTTAATTCTTAGAAAACAGTAATGGAGTACAACTAGAGCTTATatgataagtatatatatatatatatatatatatatatatatatattttatagaaatatatatacattgggAATGGTGACTAACTAATACTGTAACAAGAGATATGGAATATGATTGTAgtcttttttgttgttgttgttgttacaaGCTTTAAGGAGAGGTATCTTGGAACTGCCAAGGGTTGAATTTGGTCGACTCCATATCGGTGTTAATCTCGGAGTTATCCGCTGCAGCGCGGTGGACCAAGTACTTACCATTGAATTGGTACACTTCGAGGTCCCCCCATGGCGTGGGAGTAACGTCCTCGGTTTCATCAAACCATTTCGGAACAAATCGTTGGCCTTTCTCTTCTCGGGTTCTCTTCTCAGCTCTTTGTCTCTCCTCTAGgctgagaaacaaaaaaaaccagGATTTTATTTAGTCTTTAAAATTACTTTGGGGATGATGACCAAAAAGCCTATATATGGTTTACCTGCTCTTTTCATAACCAGCTTTGGTCATATCGCCAGTGTCGAGGGCGTATCTATCAGGACGTAGACGTGAATCAGATGACAATAGCTTACTAGGGGCAGTGTCAAAGCTATTGATCTTGTGAGCAAAATGTGTGTATTGGTATTTATCCTTCTCTGGAGCTTCAGCGACCTTCCATACCTGTGGGAATGTAACATAGTCTAAATACttgtaacaaaatctttttctttttttttttctgctaagAATAGAATATTGACACAACCTCTTTTAGTTCGGTGCCTGTAAGAGGTTCGCCTTCAGTGTCACAAGCCTGATAACTCAAGGACTCGTTCCATTTACCGGTCACTAGTATCTTGGGCTCTTCAGCTGAATTATACACGTATCCATCCACCTCATAACGGCCAGATCTGTCCATTAGGTCAAAAAATTCAGCTCCAGTATTAGGTCAAAAGAAGTGTGATGAGGAAAGAAGTTAAATTACCCAAACCAGCCACATGGTTGAAAGTAAAGCACCGCTTTGTCACCAGTGGTGAGGTTGGTCATGATCATCTCTCCTGAAGAATCGACCCATGTTCGTCCGAAGATAAGGTTATGAGCCTTTGTCGGAGGAGGCACACGATCAAGAACCACACCATCTCTTTTAAGTGTCACTCTTGTCCTATAGATACATTATAAAATCTAAACACTAAGAATTTGTGGTCAGTTACATTACAGTAGGAGAAGTTACCCTACCTTCCTACGGGGTAGAAGTCGATTGAATTGCCTAGTAATTTCGATTTCAGCTTTGAAGTGCAGTCGTAAGAGAAATGCTCGTTCTCTGCGTGAGCAGCACTCATTGGCGGGTGATGGCTGACCTGAGGAACAAATTAAACGTcaatatatcaacaaaaaactAATGATCTTTACATTTCAGACAAAGTACAATAAGAGTTGTAAAGAAACGACTCACCTGTTCAGCTATAAAATTAATCCCATTGTGGTTAGTCATCTCGTAAGTTTCACCGAGGATTGGATTGAACGGCTTCCATGTACGTTGGTAGGCATAATACACAGATATAGCCCATGTTGCTGTtcgatattattattatttttaaatagttagCCAAGACTCAAGAGGTATACAGAGTTTGAAAACACAAGGAAGGAATGTGAATGTGCTTACATGCATATACCATGCGCATGTAAGGGTCTTGGGTTTTGTCAGCCATATCCAGCAGATGCGAGTATTCCATCAACTAACGAGAGGTTACAACAAAATgggtaaaataaatatacataataattCAGCTCAAAAGAGAGCTTTCATGTAAATGTGTAATATAAGAACATGTACAAAACCTCTGCCATTTTCTGTAGCGTCGTCATGGGTTCAAAAATGATCACAGGAAGAGTCACCATGGATGTAATATCAGATCCTATATACTTTTGCATCATCTTCCAATATCCATCACGCTCCTGAGAGAAATCATCCAAACATAGAAACTCAGAGAGGCACGTTGAACAATTCAAAATTAGTAATTATTATTACCATTCtggtaaaatcttttttttttagaagatgataaaataaacaGTTGTATATACCTCTTGCTTCCATCTTCCTCTTCCTGCTTCCTCCTCTGCATCTTCTGTACTTCCATCTGGATTGATGACTTCTATCCCTTCATATCCCATCAAACTGAGAAAAGAAACAAGCAAACATTTCTCATCACACAACACTGCTTTATCCATAAAACACAATCCTTATGCTTATTAGTTATTACCCATTAACTGATTTCGTCATGACCGACCCGAAGTTGGTGATGGAAGAAGCAAGAGAGTTAAGAAAACCGGCTCTGTTTTTTGAATCGTTAGGAGACATCACTTTCACCACCGCCGATTATAGAAGAAACGAGGCGACTGGCTCAACCTTAGGAAAAAATATGAGCTTTTATGGAGAATGATTCCTTACAAGGATAGGCAAAGAATGTTCGTTAGTAAAAATGGAAGATCAACTGTGGAGAAGGCGATAAGGAGACTTTGTGCTGGTCTTCCTTGACGGTTCTTTGATTTTCCACAAGACTAGACTATTCGTGTTTACTTTTCTCGTATTCTTTTTGTAAAGAACGGGAATATTAAACCGAAGTAGACCGGATTAATCGAAGTGCCTTGGATTTTTTGAGCCCAAAATACGAGCTTATATTCATCATATTGGGTTTTCATAATGCTACGGCCCAAAAGTATACGCTACTATTAAAAATCAGCATTCTAAAGGTTTTTTGGGTTGAATGATACATTTAAAGGCATTTTAGTGTTTAAAAATCGTTACTTGAAAATTCAACATGCATATGAAACTCATAAAAGttagtttcattttaaattgcACAGTATACATAAATTAGATTTATATAAAGCTGatataaccaaaacataattaataaaacaataacCAGAATAATATAACTCgtaaataataaatatcatTTGACTACAtgatccaaacaaaaaaataacacacaaacaaaattattaatgagaactaaataaattttcattacTGTTGTTCAGTAGAACTCACGTAGCACCCTTTTGTTTAACTGGACGCTAGTCTGGCTAAGCATCTTCACAAACCTACTTTATTTCTAATGAGATACTCCACTAGTTTGTttcttcctttttgtttttattgtttctTTGTTCGTATGAGACGTCCCTAGCAAACGTCTTAGGAATATCGAACATTGTTATGAGAACAATATTTTCTTCTTTCACAGGAGATATCTGTTGATTGTCGCCGTTAAATTTTAATCCACAGAATGCCGGTCCCTCCCCTGCATCCATAAAATCATCTGCAGCCTTATCGAAATTCCGCATTTTGACGTAATTCAAACCTGAAGTTAACAATTTAAAGCTATTGGAGTAAAGCTTAAGGCATTCTTCCAACAACTTCTTAGTAAGACTATTCttatattttctctcttttataaTCTTCTCCACCATTCTTTTCACGTTCGTTAAGTTTGATATGGCGTTATTTGCTCCTACCATGGTCAAATCACCGAGATTTCTCGCTTTCTGGCTCTTCGGATTCTCTTTGAGAGATGCAATGCAAACTATTTCAAAATCTGGAATCATGTACGGACCTGGAGACTTTGAAGCTTCTTTACAAGATTTTTGAATCAGAGAATCTGACACTTTGTTGGCGGTGCAACCATTGAAAAGAAAAGCAAACACAATGAAGTacatcattttgtttttttgaaacatcTTCGTTAGTGGTGTCGTATATTGTAACTTATGATCCCATATAAAAGCAAGCAAAAATCTACTCACATGAGAGTAACCACATGCTATTTTTAGATGGCTCATGTTTCGCGTTACCACTCCACTTGTTTCGTTacctttttctaaaaaaatatttatactaatgATCAGTGCCGTTGGGGGGCCTAAggctaattttcaaaaaaaaaaaaatgttttttcacaatttttttatataaaatagttgaAGTCTTAGATACACTAAATGTCtatggaaaaaataatttactaagaagaaccaaacaaaaatgtaattaaagaacaaattaCATGAACTATAGAGCTATAAACACAACTAGTGGTTAAAGAAATTTATAATCTAATGGTGACCCATTACCATTTAAGATAGTCTAAACCATTTTTTCAAACACTACTTAGCACATATGTtcactttctaattttttaagttAGACAGTCTAAAACTATTCGTTCTAATACAACCTAGTGCACATCATGACTTGGATGCTGCATGACTGGTTAAGCATATGCATACAGACATACGAGACCAAATATTATCAGCATACATCAGTTTATTAACAAAACAGTTTCAATAATAGACGAATACCAAGCAACAATAATCGATATCAGATGGCCAAATAGCTAAAACTTATTAAACAGCATATTTGACGGTGAAAGAGAGTTTCAACATTCATATACTTCACGAGTAATTCAAGATTTACCGACAcaaatatgtacatatatatagtttaatgtAAAAGATTCGTACCACAGTCAGACTCATCTCAACTCATCAAGGCTTTGAACTCGAAGACAGAACCTCCAGAGATTTATGGGATCGTCTCTGACATTAGGATCGAATGTATGGATTTCGAAACCTCTTATTTTGTTTGGATTCCTCGTGAAAGGAATGTTGTTGCTGACCGTTTGGCCAAGCAGGCTCTAAGCTGTGTTTCAAGTGGTTTTACCACGCTACTCTGATGATTTAATGAAGTtgcgttccaaaaaaaaaagattcgtACCACAAAATAGACTGAAGAAGAAGCAAGGATAGTAAAGAATCTATCCCAATACGCATCAGCCAACGGAGCAGAGAAGAGAGGCAACATAGAAGTGAaacccactacaagaaaatggTGATATTGCAACATATTTTCTGCAACGTTATATTCTCTTGAAATTTGGTAACAAATTTTACCATGTTTTTGCAATGATAAATACATATCAACAGTCAAATACAAATTCACCACAAACCAACGACAAAAAATTTCGTTACAAAATTCCGTTACCAATTTGCAATTGTTTTACTACTTATAAAAGTTTTCTTGCAAATTTCCAatgaaaaattcaaagaaaatgaGATGTGGCTTTTtggaaaaaggaaagaaagtacCATGTTTTAATATGTGACACGTTTATCACTGTATTTGCAACATCTTTATGTATTTTAGgatatttctttttgatttaaaagttaatatatatcccacttaaaagaatttttttaatagtatttcaTCAATATAATTtcgaaccaaaatttattaaatttatactgAATAACGAAAACTTAACTAATTGAAGTTAactaaattttcaattttttagttatattcatcttatatttcaaatttcactatatatttttgacaatttGTTGAATTATAATTCTAAAGTATCATTTTGTTATAAGATGAAACCAACACGCTAATATATCCTTTTTTGTAACTGATATATATCACTTTATTCATAGTTCGGTGTATATTTCCACGccataacttttttaaaataggaTACCAGCATATACGTGAACTTAGGGATATGATTCTTGAGCAATTAAGATTTTCTCTTTTCTCGGTTCTTTATAAATATGATTTCTCAATTCCTTGTTATACTTGTGGAAAATTAAGTTTCCATGTTCTGCTTCCTCTTCAACGAAAGAGAGATTGTGAAACTAGAATTACACGTAACGCATGCCAGTTAATTAACGAAGGTAACAAACAAAACCTTAATTCAGAGTGTTTAATATCGGTAATTTGGTGTATACTTTGTATTTGTTGTATTCTCtgatattcatttaaaaattttactaTTACTTTTTTGTTTCAGATTCAGGATGAATCCTAGTCGATGTGATAGAGGATGGAGAAAAACGGAgtcaaataatcaaatatatatgggAGCCAAATCAACATATGTTTCCTGTGTTTCCAGTCcatcaaaagaagaaaatataacGATGTAGAATTGTTCATTTTTCTTAGAaacatgttttttaataattgttcaATATTGTTGTAACAAttgattatttaataaaattatttatttgattaatttatatttgtatttttattattttaaaattgaaaataaccATCACATTTGAAATAGCAAATATAATtccaaaaaatacaatttatcaAATTTGCATTAGAATTATATTGTCGTAGTATGTAGCACTAAATTGTGTGAGTTTAGAATTGCAACGTCTGTTGTAAAGATACAACGAATTTGCAACACAAAGGTTATTGCACTATTACAATAGATTTAGCAATAAATCAATCCATTACAAAATTTGCAATATTTTTGCAACAAAAGGAATTTGCAACAATCAATCAGCAACACCGTATAATTCATTACGGTTTCATTGCAAATTTACATTTGCAACAATATATTGACCTattgcaatattttttatttattgcaatatcattattttcttgtagtgtgggTGGAGAAGACCTTTCCTAGATCTGGTAGGTTCTTTGATTCTGCTTCTGATGTGTTTGATGATTCTAGAAGAGTGATCACCAACAAGGCTGCTGGGAAAGTTGTGATCCATGAGgtgaaaaagaagaaaggagGAGGTGCGGGAAGATTTGCTGTTGTGATCCATGTTGGCTCCTTTCTTCTCTACGAGGGTGTTCAGACACTACTTTCATGGGGCAAGAATGACGAGACAGAGAGG
Protein-coding sequences here:
- the LOC106433560 gene encoding putative cyclin-D7-1 translates to MDHLLCDESWLSGPSTPEPFPNFRLNIHDDHVEMSPAMDAATVEEAISMDLEKESCFSNHGDKFIEFLVSKNLTDARFQTVQWLIQTRNRLNLSFETIFSAASCFDRFVYATSCNEWSKWMVELVAVTSLSIASKFNEVSSPSLEDFQMEGLNHMFHHKTVLEMELIVLKALEWRVNSVTSFSFSQILVATTGMGGGDIMMNRITDHLLDDLCDLKMLAYAPSVVAVAVVLDFLEEKSALEENLGKIMNLFGEEHKVRIAKCINVMKSRNVEEGWRREVKSPASVLQRGGVMNMNMNIVYYVENLSAIFQILRSDKKRERDSHEDENRPAKRVTFVTSN
- the LOC106433539 gene encoding oxysterol-binding protein-related protein 3A-like, whose translation is MSPNDSKNRAGFLNSLASSITNFGSVMTKSVNGLMGYEGIEVINPDGSTEDAEEEAGRGRWKQEERDGYWKMMQKYIGSDITSMVTLPVIIFEPMTTLQKMAELMEYSHLLDMADKTQDPYMRMVYASTWAISVYYAYQRTWKPFNPILGETYEMTNHNGINFIAEQVSHHPPMSAAHAENEHFSYDCTSKLKSKLLGNSIDFYPVGRTRVTLKRDGVVLDRVPPPTKAHNLIFGRTWVDSSGEMIMTNLTTGDKAVLYFQPCGWFGSGRYEVDGYVYNSAEEPKILVTGKWNESLSYQACDTEGEPLTGTELKEVWKVAEAPEKDKYQYTHFAHKINSFDTAPSKLLSSDSRLRPDRYALDTGDMTKAGYEKSSLEERQRAEKRTREEKGQRFVPKWFDETEDVTPTPWGDLEVYQFNGKYLVHRAAADNSEINTDMESTKFNPWQFQDTSP